One Nitrospirota bacterium DNA window includes the following coding sequences:
- a CDS encoding DUF3108 domain-containing protein, translating into MLFSPADSSAFSMPEKLIFDLTWTGVKAGNAVLEVVEEKEAIRVISTANSAAWVSVFYTVDDRVESVLARGKSSIFIGQTKNFRLKIREGKHRRDKEIIFDHVKHTAQFIDHLEKEKDRKEYPVHENVFDPLSVLYYVRTLKLEVGKPVYVDIFDSKKIWNVEVQVVRKEKISTILGEVETIVIKPLMKSEGIFNRKGEMLIWLTDDQKRTPVKMQTKVAVGAITATLVGGNY; encoded by the coding sequence ATGCTGTTTTCCCCGGCTGATTCGTCTGCGTTTTCAATGCCGGAAAAGCTCATCTTCGATCTGACCTGGACAGGCGTGAAAGCAGGGAATGCGGTCCTTGAGGTGGTGGAAGAAAAAGAGGCGATACGGGTGATATCTACGGCGAACTCCGCTGCATGGGTTTCCGTATTCTATACGGTCGACGACCGGGTTGAGTCGGTACTCGCCAGGGGCAAGTCCTCCATTTTTATTGGGCAGACCAAAAACTTCAGGCTGAAGATCAGGGAAGGCAAGCACAGAAGAGACAAGGAGATTATATTCGACCATGTCAAGCACACCGCCCAGTTTATCGATCATCTTGAAAAAGAGAAGGACCGGAAAGAATATCCTGTGCACGAAAATGTCTTTGATCCCCTTTCAGTCCTCTATTATGTGAGGACCCTGAAACTTGAAGTGGGGAAACCGGTCTATGTTGATATATTTGACAGTAAAAAAATTTGGAATGTCGAGGTCCAGGTAGTCAGAAAAGAAAAGATCAGCACGATCCTCGGCGAGGTGGAGACCATAGTCATCAAGCCGCTGATGAAGTCGGAGGGCATCTTCAACCGGAAGGGCGAAATGCTCATCTGGCTGACCGACGACCAAAAGAGGACCCCGGTCAAAATGCAGACAAAAGTCGCTGTCGGTGCCATAACCGCCACACTGGTCGGCGGTAATTATTAA
- a CDS encoding type II toxin-antitoxin system RelE/ParE family toxin: protein MRDRKGQYSISVNDQWRICFRFVDKDAYDVELTDYH from the coding sequence GTGAGGGATAGGAAAGGACAGTATTCAATCTCGGTTAACGATCAATGGCGTATCTGCTTCCGGTTCGTTGATAAAGATGCATATGATGTCGAACTGACAGATTACCATTAA
- the hisF gene encoding imidazole glycerol phosphate synthase subunit HisF gives MLAKRIIPCLDVKDGRVVKGVSFVNLRDAGDPVENAKFYDEQGADELIFLDITASHEKRKIILDIVERTAEDVFMPLTVGGGIKTIEDIRNLLNSGCDKVSINTTAVKDPHFISRAAEKFGSQCIVVAIDAKRVADNMANATGEDWFSDASLKDVILDMNALSKEGGDLTWAISTHGGRQMKLINAVKWAKKMEELGAGEFMLTSMDKDGTKDGYDIELTRTISEAVSIPVIASGGVGNLEHIYEGLTAGKADAALAASIFHFREYSVREAKEYLRERNVPIRL, from the coding sequence ATGCTTGCTAAGCGCATAATCCCCTGTCTCGATGTCAAGGACGGCCGCGTCGTAAAAGGCGTCAGCTTCGTCAATCTCCGCGACGCCGGAGACCCGGTTGAAAACGCAAAGTTCTATGACGAACAGGGCGCTGACGAACTCATCTTCCTTGATATAACCGCATCCCACGAGAAACGCAAAATCATCCTTGATATTGTCGAAAGGACCGCTGAAGACGTATTCATGCCTCTGACAGTCGGCGGCGGGATCAAGACGATTGAGGACATACGCAACCTGCTCAATTCAGGCTGCGACAAGGTCTCGATCAATACAACCGCAGTGAAAGACCCGCATTTCATCAGCCGCGCTGCAGAGAAGTTCGGCAGCCAGTGCATTGTTGTTGCGATCGATGCAAAGAGGGTCGCTGACAATATGGCCAATGCTACTGGTGAAGACTGGTTTTCCGATGCATCGCTCAAAGATGTAATCCTCGATATGAATGCCCTCTCAAAAGAAGGGGGCGATCTCACCTGGGCGATCTCGACCCATGGCGGCCGTCAGATGAAGCTTATCAATGCCGTGAAATGGGCGAAGAAGATGGAGGAGCTTGGTGCAGGAGAGTTCATGCTCACCTCCATGGACAAGGACGGGACCAAAGATGGTTACGATATCGAGCTGACCAGGACTATCTCAGAGGCAGTCTCGATCCCGGTCATTGCGTCAGGTGGCGTAGGCAATCTTGAACATATTTATGAGGGTCTTACTGCAGGAAAGGCAGATGCAGCTCTGGCAGCCTCGATCTTTCACTTCAGGGAATATTCAGTCAGGGAAGCAAAGGAATACCTCAGAGAACGAAACGTGCCGATAAGACTTTAG
- a CDS encoding HigA family addiction module antidote protein, whose translation MSIPNKKERSIRPVHPGEMLREDFLPDFGLTVAGFAKALGVSRQTVNELLRERRALSPAMALRLAKLFGNTPEFWLNAQRAIDLWEAARAMKKTIERIAPLHAA comes from the coding sequence ATGAGTATTCCTAACAAGAAAGAACGGAGCATTCGGCCTGTCCATCCCGGCGAGATGCTGCGTGAGGATTTCCTGCCGGATTTCGGACTGACTGTGGCCGGTTTTGCTAAAGCCCTTGGTGTGTCGCGCCAGACAGTAAATGAACTTCTCAGGGAGCGGCGGGCTCTGAGCCCGGCCATGGCATTACGCCTTGCAAAGTTGTTCGGCAATACCCCTGAATTTTGGCTGAATGCACAGCGTGCCATCGATCTCTGGGAGGCAGCGCGTGCAATGAAAAAAACAATAGAACGCATTGCTCCGCTTCATGCAGCATAG
- the hisA gene encoding 1-(5-phosphoribosyl)-5-[(5-phosphoribosylamino)methylideneamino]imidazole-4-carboxamide isomerase → MLIIPAIDLKDGVCVRLQQGRKEAVTVYSDDAAGTAKKWEAMGAKVLHVVDLDGAFTGSQKNLSKILEIRKNVKMIIEVGGGIRDIVTVDRLISAGINRVIIGTAAIEDPSLLIEACRQFPGKIFIGIDAKDGKVAVKGWEEVSAIDAIELAKRVETIGVGGIIYTDIARDGMLTGPNIPAQEEMAKTVKIPVIASGGIATIDDIKNLLKIPNLWGAITGKAIYSGSLDLKEAIRLTEAGH, encoded by the coding sequence ATGCTTATTATTCCTGCAATAGATTTAAAGGACGGCGTCTGCGTCAGGCTGCAGCAGGGGCGGAAAGAGGCTGTCACGGTCTATTCCGACGATGCCGCAGGTACAGCGAAAAAATGGGAGGCAATGGGAGCTAAAGTGCTCCATGTCGTAGACCTTGACGGCGCCTTCACCGGCAGCCAGAAGAACCTCAGCAAGATCCTGGAGATCAGGAAGAACGTCAAAATGATCATCGAGGTGGGCGGCGGCATCAGGGACATCGTCACTGTAGACCGGCTTATTTCGGCAGGCATCAACCGTGTCATCATCGGCACCGCGGCAATCGAAGACCCCTCGTTGCTGATAGAGGCATGCAGACAGTTCCCCGGCAAGATCTTTATCGGCATCGATGCAAAGGACGGCAAGGTAGCGGTCAAGGGCTGGGAAGAGGTGAGCGCAATCGATGCGATAGAGCTTGCAAAAAGGGTCGAGACCATAGGCGTGGGTGGCATTATTTATACTGACATTGCCCGTGACGGCATGCTGACCGGTCCGAATATCCCTGCCCAGGAAGAAATGGCAAAAACGGTAAAGATCCCTGTTATTGCATCAGGCGGCATCGCAACCATCGATGACATAAAGAACCTCCTGAAGATCCCGAACCTCTGGGGCGCAATCACCGGCAAGGCGATCTATTCCGGTTCCCTTGACCTCAAAGAAGCAATACGGCTGACAGAAGCCGGTCATTGA
- the carB gene encoding carbamoyl-phosphate synthase large subunit translates to MPKREDIKKILLIGSGPIVIGQACEFDYSGTQACKALRDEGYQVVLVNSNPATIMTDPETADVTYIEPLTVEILEMIIEKERPDAILPTMGGQTALNLAVKLAEGGILDKYKVELIGAKLHAIKKAEDRELFKQAMLKIGLDLPKSSTVSTLKEGLDAIDQIGFPAIMRPAFTLGGTGGGIAYNIEEYTELLDKGLKLSPVSQILVEESCLGWKEYELEVMRDTKDNVVIICSIENFDPMGVHTGDSITVAPAQTLTDKEYQRMRDASIAIIREIGVDTGGSNIQFALNPDTGRMIIIEMNPRVSRSSALASKATGFPIAKIAAKLAVGLTLDEIRNDITRETPASFEPTIDYVVTKFPRFAFEKFPEADPLLTTQMKSVGEAMSIGRTFKESLQKALRSLENGSYGLEEVTGDFEKIKKKLKIPSAERMWYVAQALRTGMTVQEIYEHSMIDPWFLNNLREIIEFEEEMKRSAISDQLSAKADLVRQAKEYGFSDKRLGQLLGLQEAEIRNFRRENNIRPVYKMVDTCAAEFAAYTPYLYSTYERPYYKITGDSLPIFDSEANPTEKQKIIILGSGPNRIGQGIEFDYCCVHAVYALRELGYETIMVNCNPETVSTDYDTADRLYFEPLTIEDVLNIIDAEKPIGVIVQFGGQTPLKLAVPLEKEGIKILGTSPDAIDRAEDRKRFKALLHKLNLKQPESDTVMSVEEAVAAAKIIGYPVMVRPSYVLGGRAMEIVYDEDTIRNYMERMVKASPEHPILVDKYLDDAIEVDVDALSDGTDVIIGGVMEHIEEAGIHSGDSACSLPPYSLSKEIIDEIKRQSKELALELGVIGLMNVQFAVKKDEIYILEVNPRGSRTVPFVSKATGVPLAKIAAKVMTGKTLKELGITTEVQIKHVAVKEAVFPFDKFPGVDTILGPEMKSTGEVMGIDNDFGRAYAKAQAASNNKLPLSGKIVISIRDKDKIGICDLVSRLYAASFTVVATKGTAAFLNEKGHDVEVINKVTEGRPHIVDLIKNKEVVFVINTVSGAQAKMDSMSIRRSALQYGVPYTTTVSGAKAVVTAIEQLQKKKINIKSIQEYHRDV, encoded by the coding sequence GTGCCCAAGAGAGAAGACATCAAAAAGATACTGCTTATCGGTTCAGGCCCGATCGTGATCGGCCAGGCATGCGAATTTGACTATTCCGGCACCCAGGCGTGCAAGGCGCTGCGCGACGAGGGCTACCAGGTAGTTCTCGTCAACTCAAACCCTGCCACGATCATGACAGACCCTGAGACTGCTGATGTGACGTATATCGAGCCGCTGACCGTCGAGATCCTCGAGATGATCATAGAAAAAGAACGGCCTGATGCCATTTTGCCGACCATGGGCGGACAGACCGCGCTGAATCTGGCAGTGAAACTTGCAGAAGGCGGCATCCTTGATAAATACAAGGTGGAACTTATCGGCGCAAAGCTCCATGCGATCAAAAAGGCTGAGGACAGAGAACTCTTCAAACAGGCCATGCTCAAGATCGGGCTTGATCTTCCGAAGAGCTCTACGGTCTCGACACTCAAAGAAGGTCTTGATGCTATCGACCAGATCGGCTTCCCTGCGATCATGCGGCCTGCCTTCACGCTCGGCGGCACAGGCGGTGGTATTGCCTACAACATCGAGGAGTATACGGAGCTGCTTGATAAAGGGCTGAAGCTCAGCCCGGTAAGCCAGATACTGGTCGAGGAATCGTGCCTCGGGTGGAAGGAATATGAACTCGAGGTGATGCGCGATACAAAAGACAACGTGGTGATCATCTGCTCGATTGAGAATTTCGATCCCATGGGCGTGCATACCGGCGATTCGATAACCGTTGCCCCTGCCCAGACGCTGACAGACAAGGAATATCAGCGCATGCGGGACGCCTCGATCGCGATCATACGCGAAATCGGTGTTGACACCGGAGGATCGAACATCCAGTTTGCACTTAATCCGGACACCGGCCGCATGATCATCATAGAGATGAATCCTCGCGTCTCGCGCAGTTCTGCGCTTGCGTCCAAGGCAACGGGCTTTCCGATTGCCAAGATCGCGGCAAAATTGGCAGTGGGGCTCACGCTTGATGAGATCAGGAACGACATCACGCGTGAAACGCCTGCGTCATTTGAACCGACCATTGACTATGTGGTCACAAAGTTCCCGAGGTTCGCCTTTGAAAAGTTCCCTGAGGCTGATCCGCTGCTGACTACGCAGATGAAGTCAGTCGGAGAGGCCATGTCCATAGGCAGGACCTTTAAGGAATCCCTCCAGAAGGCACTGCGGAGCCTTGAAAACGGCAGCTACGGCCTTGAAGAGGTCACCGGCGATTTTGAGAAGATCAAGAAGAAACTGAAGATCCCGAGCGCTGAGCGCATGTGGTACGTTGCACAGGCCCTGCGCACAGGCATGACCGTCCAGGAGATCTACGAACATTCGATGATCGATCCCTGGTTCCTGAACAATCTGAGAGAGATCATTGAGTTTGAGGAAGAGATGAAACGGTCAGCTATCAGTGATCAGCTTTCGGCAAAGGCAGACCTCGTGCGGCAGGCAAAGGAATACGGGTTCTCTGACAAGAGACTTGGCCAACTCCTCGGACTGCAGGAGGCTGAGATCAGAAATTTCAGAAGAGAAAATAATATCCGGCCTGTGTATAAAATGGTCGATACTTGCGCTGCAGAATTTGCTGCATATACGCCATACCTGTATTCAACATATGAAAGGCCATACTACAAGATAACAGGTGACTCTTTACCAATTTTTGACTCTGAAGCCAACCCAACCGAAAAACAGAAGATCATTATCCTCGGTTCCGGCCCCAACAGGATCGGGCAGGGGATAGAATTTGACTATTGCTGCGTACATGCTGTGTATGCCCTGCGCGAATTAGGCTATGAGACTATCATGGTCAACTGTAATCCCGAGACCGTCAGCACAGACTATGACACTGCTGACAGGCTCTATTTTGAGCCGCTCACGATCGAGGATGTCCTTAATATCATTGATGCAGAAAAGCCGATCGGCGTGATCGTTCAGTTTGGCGGCCAGACACCGCTCAAGCTTGCTGTTCCCCTTGAAAAGGAGGGCATTAAAATATTAGGCACATCTCCTGATGCGATCGACAGGGCTGAAGACAGGAAACGTTTTAAGGCACTCCTTCACAAACTGAATTTGAAACAGCCGGAAAGTGACACGGTCATGTCAGTTGAAGAGGCTGTGGCAGCGGCAAAGATCATAGGGTATCCGGTCATGGTAAGGCCGTCCTATGTGCTTGGGGGAAGGGCGATGGAGATCGTGTACGACGAAGACACCATCAGAAATTATATGGAGCGCATGGTCAAGGCGTCGCCTGAACACCCGATCCTTGTTGATAAATATCTTGACGATGCCATCGAAGTTGACGTTGATGCGCTCTCTGACGGCACAGACGTTATCATCGGCGGTGTCATGGAACATATTGAAGAGGCCGGCATACACTCAGGCGACTCCGCCTGCTCATTGCCGCCTTATTCCCTGAGCAAAGAGATCATAGATGAGATAAAAAGGCAGTCAAAAGAGCTTGCCCTTGAACTGGGCGTTATCGGCCTTATGAATGTGCAGTTCGCTGTAAAGAAGGACGAGATCTATATCCTTGAGGTAAACCCCCGCGGCTCAAGGACCGTGCCGTTTGTTTCGAAGGCTACCGGTGTCCCGCTTGCAAAGATCGCTGCCAAGGTGATGACCGGCAAGACCCTGAAAGAGCTTGGCATCACAACTGAGGTGCAGATAAAGCATGTTGCGGTCAAAGAAGCAGTATTTCCCTTTGACAAGTTCCCGGGCGTCGACACCATACTGGGGCCTGAGATGAAGTCTACCGGTGAGGTAATGGGAATTGATAATGATTTTGGGAGGGCGTACGCAAAGGCCCAGGCAGCGAGCAACAATAAGCTCCCGCTATCCGGCAAGATTGTGATAAGCATCAGGGACAAGGACAAAATTGGAATTTGTGATCTTGTGAGCAGGCTCTATGCCGCAAGCTTTACCGTAGTTGCGACAAAAGGCACAGCAGCGTTCCTTAACGAAAAGGGACATGATGTTGAGGTGATCAATAAAGTAACGGAAGGCAGGCCGCATATCGTGGATCTTATTAAAAACAAAGAGGTCGTTTTTGTGATAAACACGGTAAGCGGAGCGCAGGCGAAGATGGACTCCATGTCGATCAGGCGAAGCGCACTCCAGTATGGCGTGCCGTATACCACCACCGTATCAGGCGCTAAGGCGGTCGTCACCGCGATCGAACAGCTCCAGAAAAAGAAGATCAATATTAAATCGATACAGGAATATCACCGCGACGTATAG
- a CDS encoding ATP-binding cassette domain-containing protein: MEDYRKIIQLVKPYWHRVALAGIISVIVSGLNGSLAWLVKPMMDDILIKKNTTMLWLLPAAIFLIFLLKGVFLFFHEYLMKSAAQKMVMNLRNNLYAHILDLPIGYFGKTSSGELISKTINDTSILQGVISLTVKDLFIESTTVVALSAVAFWRRWDLTLIALLILPTAFYGVGRLGKRIKLISRRTQEKISIITAFLNESFSGIKIIKAFSRQADDLERFKRINKDFYRENMRATRVSEFAGLIMEAVGGIGIGFVIWYGGRLITQNVITVGDFISFLTAIFLVYTPAKRLAKVNVGIQQTRGPLERIYSLLAENRESEGREELKPIAKEIDFKGVSFIYPAAKHEALRNIDLHVEKGAVLAIVGKSGGGKTTLINLLPRFYLPTEGAIYIDGMDISSATFHSLRNQFGIVSQEVILFDDTIFANIAYGKPGSDMTDVISAAKAAYAHDFIMELPQGYETMIGERGVRLSGGQRQRLSIARAILKNPPILILDEATSSLDTSSEMMVQKALENLMENRTTFVIAHRLSTVKKADRIIVLDKGMIVESGNHQELFDKNGIYRELYELQFSR, translated from the coding sequence TTGGAAGATTACAGGAAAATTATTCAACTCGTAAAACCGTACTGGCACAGGGTTGCCCTCGCGGGCATAATCAGTGTAATCGTGTCAGGTCTCAACGGGTCTCTTGCCTGGCTGGTGAAGCCTATGATGGACGATATCCTGATCAAGAAGAACACGACGATGCTGTGGCTGCTCCCTGCCGCAATATTTCTTATCTTCCTGCTTAAAGGCGTGTTTCTCTTTTTCCATGAATATCTCATGAAATCTGCGGCACAGAAAATGGTGATGAACCTCAGGAATAACCTGTATGCTCATATCCTGGATCTGCCGATAGGATATTTCGGCAAAACGTCCAGTGGGGAACTCATATCAAAAACCATTAACGATACCTCTATCCTGCAGGGAGTTATCTCCCTGACGGTCAAGGACCTGTTTATCGAGAGCACCACTGTGGTCGCGCTTTCAGCCGTCGCTTTCTGGCGGAGATGGGACCTGACCCTTATTGCGCTGCTGATTTTGCCTACCGCATTTTATGGCGTTGGACGACTGGGCAAGAGAATAAAGCTTATCAGCCGGCGCACACAGGAAAAAATATCTATTATTACGGCATTCCTGAATGAGAGTTTTTCAGGCATCAAGATCATAAAGGCCTTTTCCCGACAGGCAGATGACCTGGAGCGCTTTAAGCGCATTAACAAAGATTTCTACCGGGAAAATATGCGTGCGACCAGGGTCTCTGAATTTGCCGGCCTGATCATGGAGGCGGTTGGCGGGATTGGTATTGGATTTGTCATCTGGTATGGCGGCAGGCTTATTACCCAGAATGTCATTACGGTCGGAGATTTTATCTCATTTCTGACGGCCATTTTTTTGGTGTATACGCCGGCAAAGAGACTTGCCAAGGTAAATGTAGGTATTCAGCAGACGCGCGGGCCGCTGGAGAGGATATATTCCTTATTGGCGGAAAACAGGGAATCCGAAGGCCGTGAAGAACTAAAGCCGATTGCGAAAGAGATCGATTTTAAAGGGGTTTCTTTTATCTATCCGGCAGCCAAACATGAGGCGTTGCGCAATATAGACCTGCACGTGGAGAAGGGCGCGGTACTTGCCATTGTCGGCAAGAGCGGCGGAGGCAAGACTACCCTTATTAATCTGCTGCCCAGATTTTATCTGCCGACAGAAGGCGCTATTTATATCGACGGGATGGATATATCTTCGGCCACATTTCATTCATTAAGAAACCAGTTCGGCATCGTGAGCCAGGAAGTGATACTTTTCGATGACACTATTTTTGCCAATATCGCCTATGGGAAACCCGGCTCAGATATGACCGATGTGATATCTGCAGCAAAGGCCGCATACGCGCACGATTTTATTATGGAACTTCCGCAAGGCTACGAGACCATGATCGGTGAAAGGGGGGTGAGGCTTTCCGGAGGGCAGCGGCAGAGACTCTCAATCGCCCGGGCCATACTCAAGAATCCCCCTATCCTTATCCTCGACGAAGCGACCTCATCTCTTGATACGTCCTCTGAGATGATGGTGCAGAAGGCCCTCGAAAACCTCATGGAAAACAGGACGACCTTTGTGATCGCTCACCGGCTTTCGACGGTGAAAAAAGCTGACCGGATCATTGTCCTGGACAAGGGAATGATTGTAGAATCCGGAAACCATCAGGAGCTCTTTGATAAAAACGGCATCTACCGGGAGCTCTATGAGCTTCAGTTCAGCAGATAG
- the rfaE1 gene encoding D-glycero-beta-D-manno-heptose-7-phosphate kinase encodes MNYQKIIKNFKNRKILVIGDIILDHYILGKVNRISPEAPVPVVEVTRETFLLGGAANVAHNIVSLGAHAAVIGINGEDMAGEALKSILQQKGVDCSGLFTENRPTTVKTRVIAHNQQVVRFDREDSKYVVGRILKGILSHIHSILNDYDAVIISDYKKGMVTADLVKGILKKTRAKNMFVAVDPKVGHFDFYKGVSLITPNLMEAAFGAGLDIRDDKSLNRAGQALLRKLSLKAALITRGEQGMSLFEKNKVTHIPTVARQVYDVTGAGDTVISAFTLATASGASLEDSAVIANHAAGIVVGEVGTAVATPEQLLESFE; translated from the coding sequence ATGAATTATCAGAAAATCATTAAGAATTTCAAGAACAGGAAGATATTGGTCATCGGCGACATTATCCTTGACCATTATATCCTGGGGAAAGTGAACAGGATATCCCCTGAGGCCCCTGTGCCGGTTGTTGAGGTGACACGGGAGACCTTCCTGCTTGGGGGGGCTGCCAATGTTGCCCACAACATTGTTTCGTTAGGTGCGCATGCCGCAGTAATCGGCATCAATGGCGAGGACATGGCAGGAGAGGCTTTGAAAAGCATTCTGCAGCAGAAGGGCGTTGACTGCAGCGGCCTTTTTACGGAGAACAGGCCGACAACGGTAAAGACGCGTGTTATTGCCCATAACCAGCAGGTGGTCAGGTTCGACCGCGAGGACAGCAAATATGTTGTCGGCAGGATATTAAAAGGCATACTTTCCCATATCCACTCCATTCTGAATGACTATGACGCGGTGATCATATCTGACTATAAGAAGGGCATGGTCACTGCAGATCTTGTCAAAGGCATTCTGAAAAAGACACGGGCAAAGAATATGTTCGTCGCGGTTGATCCCAAGGTCGGCCACTTCGATTTTTATAAGGGTGTCTCGCTCATTACGCCGAACCTTATGGAGGCTGCCTTTGGAGCCGGACTTGATATCAGGGACGATAAATCTCTGAACAGGGCAGGCCAGGCGCTCCTGAGAAAATTGTCTTTGAAGGCTGCTCTTATTACGAGAGGAGAGCAGGGGATGAGTCTGTTTGAGAAGAACAAGGTCACCCATATCCCGACCGTTGCGCGGCAAGTCTATGACGTTACCGGCGCCGGCGATACGGTCATCTCTGCGTTTACGCTTGCCACGGCATCAGGCGCAAGCCTCGAGGATTCTGCGGTGATCGCCAATCATGCAGCCGGTATTGTTGTCGGTGAGGTCGGGACAGCGGTAGCTACTCCGGAACAGTTGCTGGAATCGTTCGAGTAA